In one Acanthochromis polyacanthus isolate Apoly-LR-REF ecotype Palm Island chromosome 20, KAUST_Apoly_ChrSc, whole genome shotgun sequence genomic region, the following are encoded:
- the en2a gene encoding homeobox protein engrailed-2a, translated as MEENDHGNRDVVERQESADESNRAILPLLQAPGNLQIPHRVTNFFIDNILRPDFGRKKDGGANREESSLASSRESHNSPAAPQTEPVGSTVPAEGTSTPHTVTGAKKPAIAAEEPLKPRGENGDQCLSSDSDSSQASSNPAATQPMLWPAWVYCTRYSDRPSSGPRSRKPKKKTTSKEDKRPRTAFTAEQLQRLKSEFQTNRYLTEQRRQNLAQELGLNESQIKIWFQNKRAKIKKASGSKNSLALHLMAQGLYNHATVTSKDEKSDSD; from the exons ATGGAAGAAAATGATCACGGCAACAGAGATGTGGTGGAGCGGCAGGAGTCGGCGGATGAGTCCAACAGAGCCATCCTTCCCCTGTTACAGGCGCCGGGGAACCTGCAGATCCCTCACCGGGTCACCAATTTCTTCATCGACAACATCTTGCGGCCGGATTTCGGACGGAAAAAGGACGGGGGCGCAAACCGCGAAGAGAGTAGCCTGGCATCGTCGCGGGAGAGCCACAACAGCCCCGCCGCCCCACAGACCGAGCCGGTGGGGAGCACGGTGCCGGCAGAGGGGACCTCCACTCCGCACACGGTCACCGGGGCCAAGAAGCCCGCTATAGCCGCCGAGGAGCCCCTGAAACCCCGCGGGGAGAATGGAGACCAGTGCCTAAGCTCAGACTCAGACAGTTCCCAAGCCAGCTCAAACCCAGCCGCGACTCAGCCCATGCTGTGGCCAGCCTGGGTCTACTGCACCAGATACTCGGACAGGCCTTCTTCAG GGCCAAGATCTCGCAAACCAAAGAAGAAAACGACCAGCAAAGAGGACAAGCGACCACGGACGGCCTTCACAGCAGAACAGCTGCAAAGACTAAAATCGGAGTTTCAGACAAATCGGTATCTGACGGAGCAGAGGCGACAGAACCTGGCGCAGGAACTGGGCCTGAACGAATCCCAGATCAAGATCTGGTTTCAGAACAAGAGGGCCAAAATCAAGAAGGCCAGCGGCAGCAAGAACTCTCTGGCCTTGCACCTGATGGCACAGGGACTGTACAATCACGCCACCGTCACGTCGAAAGACGAAAAATCAGACAGCGATTGA